In Nyctibius grandis isolate bNycGra1 chromosome 6, bNycGra1.pri, whole genome shotgun sequence, a single genomic region encodes these proteins:
- the CENPC gene encoding centromere protein C isoform X2: MALNHFKKGYRTRFCYGGGNKIDVQPGQNVLKLIQDCFESCDSDLTISSPSATRCSTPVVRNEKRTSIQRQKPKAGLTDSVKRACDSAEPLPTSPLKTVRSRGWSHESPLKPAVRDYVADSKKNKTPVSERETNNILKDVEALCKSPAVCSDPEDDHGSVGSPLLVEEAKSSVHMLHFDDQNTPAAVKSHVDVENLEGPQAGRDEQVVLVQGTERIAMSSVQKEKSFSSVVLAAVATGTLGKRYSASVSPPSPPPVKDQDIETENECEFLIDESDDASFNSWFSIPRKNKKPKKDGSVSKSQPSEKEKTESKKGKNRKVQVEALNKQKMDDLDVRVHDFKGASDPVSNSEGKALKSQRQNSTHMGMTKRDALGQGSPNEKKDTSWKPEAEELMLSLSGLETKPSDAEQRKTRVMPNEDSPVPPAEHQQERTVSPKKNLKSSKYLQSASKASQHLVHKKQTAKQKLPKDTGAKRLAESPRKQLKKSGKKSSNKKPQLQREESSDNEPGEEELKGEPVKLNEVFTSPLHQKSETYVIQKLTKSEKPKNVLHTLESLGGANNKTPVKALQNLIDSVKNFEKKQLSPKSSRKIPKKIHCRTSSGVCSNPEDTESQMDSDSYSVQDTAIKKQKLSDVKIKSNKRKRNTQHGLRDSLAAENAMNCESGPILEHCDKFASRSKSSEQDDTCSDNSEDLYCQLKELLSDKTARHKIVMPSNTPNVRRTKRIRLRPLEYWRGERVNYTMRPSGGLVISGIVCPETEPHRKIRQRKGGHKQKRDETRSEIPANLDHSLADTSKPTIVLDPETNEEVLLECINTESNHSCFFEDESVEIYKNLNTSAFATGRLILKPLKEKGHQFVHMDTIAFYVIHGKIIVTLHKTSYYLTTGDFFYVPAGNGYNIRNLLNEESVLLFTQLKRDR, translated from the exons ATGGCCTTG aatcattttaaaaaaggctaCAGAACAAGATTCTGCTATGGAGGAGg AAATAAGATTGATGTACAGCCAGGTCAAAACGTACTGAAACTCATACAGGATTGTTTCGAAA GTTGTGACAGTGATCTTACAATAAGCTCTCCAAGTGCAACTCGTTGTTCAACTCCTGTTGTCAGAAATGAGAAGAGGACTTCAATACAGAGGCAAAAG CCAAAGGCAGGGTTAACTGACTCTGTGAAAAGAGCCTGTGATTCTGCAGAGCCCTTACCTACATCACCGCTAAAAACAGTCAGAAGCAGAG GATGGTCACATGAATCACCCCTGAAGCCTGCAGTACGTGATTACGTAGCTGAttctaaaaaaaacaagactCCTGTgtctgaaagagaaacaaataatatattaaaagatGTTGAAGCACTATGCAAAAGTCCTGCGGTGTGTTCGGATCCTGAGGATGATCATGGGTCTGTTGGATCACCTCTTCTTGTGGAGGAAGCAAAAAGTTCTGTACATAT GTTACATTTTGATGACCAAAATACTCCTGCTGCAGTGAAGAGCCACGTGGACGTTGAAAATTTGGAAGGACCTCAGGCTGGGAGAGATGAGCAGGTTGTTCTCGTTCAAGGAACAGAACGTATTGCTATGTCTTCTGTACAGAAAGAGAAGTCTTTCTCTTCAGTGGTCTTAGCAGCTGTAGCAACAGGAACGCTTGGAAAAAG GTATTCAGCTTCAGTATCACCGCCATCACCTCCTCCTGTGAAAGATCAAGatatagaaacagaaaatgaatgtgAATTTTTAATTGATGAATCTGATGATGCATCTTTTAATTCTTGGTTTTCAATACCCCGTaagaacaaaaaaccaaaaaaagatgGCTCTGTTTCTAAATCTCAGCCCTCtgaaaaggagaagacagagagTAAGAAAGGCAAGAACAGAAAAGTACAGGTTGAAGCACTTAATAAGCAGAAAATGGATGATTTGGATGTCAGAGTACATGACTTCAAAGGAGCATCAGATCCAGTCTCTAACAGTGAAGGAAAGGCCCTTAAATCTCAAAGGCAAAACAGTACTCATATGG GAATGACTAAAAGGGACGCACTTGGGCAAGGCTCTCCAAACGAGAAAAAGGACACATCCTGGAAACCAGAAGCTGAAGAACTGATGCTGTCACTGTCTGGGTTGGAAACAAAACCATCTGATGCAGAACAACGTAAAACAAGGGTGATGCCAAATGAGGATTCTCCTGTGCCCCCAGCTGAGCATCAGCAAGAGCGGACTGTGTCTCCAAAAAAGAATCTCAAGTCTTCCAAGTATCTGCAGTCAGCTTCAAAAGCTTCTCAGCATTTAGTTCACAAGAAACAAACTGCTAAGCAGAAACTTCCAAAAGATACAGGAGCTAAGAGACTGGCAGAAAGTCCAAGGAAGCAGCTTAAAAAATCTGGCAAGAAAAGTAGTAATAAAAAGCCACAGTTACAAAGAGAGGAGAGTTCTGACAATGAACCTGGTGAAGAAGAGCTTAAAGGAGAGCCTGTAAAATTGAATGAGGTGTTTACCTCACCCCTGCATCAGAAGTCAGAGACTTATGTGATTCAGAAGTTGACTAAGTCTGAAAAGCCTAAAAATGTATTGCACACATTGGAATCACTTGGTGGTGCAAATAACAAAACTCCTGTGAAAGCACTACAGAATCTCATAGACAGTGTGaagaattttgaaaagaaacaattgTCACCTAAGTCGTCAAGGAAGATACCCAAAAAGATTCATTGCAGAACCAGTTCGGGTGTTTGCTCAAACCCTGAGGACACTGAGTCTCAGATGGATTCTGACAGCTATTCTGTACAGGACACggcaattaaaaaacagaagttatcagatgtgaaaataaaaagtaacaaaagaaaacGTAACACGCAACATGGACTACG agATTCCTTGGCAGCTGAGAATGCTATGAATTGTGAAAG tggGCCTATTCTAGAACATTGTGATAAATTTGCTTCCAGAAGTAAGTCTTCTGAACAGGATGATACATGTTCAG ATAATTCTGAAGACTTGTATTGTCAATTAAAAGAACTGTTGTCAGACAAGACAGCAAGGCATAAAATAg TAATGCCTTCCAACACACCTAACGTTCGTCGGACAAAAAGGATACGACTGAGACCTCTGGAATATTGGCGAGGCGAGCGTGTAAACTATACGATGAGGCCTTCAG gaGGGCTTGTGATTAGTGGAATAGTGTGCCCAGAAACAGAACCTCACAGGAAGATTAGACAGAGGAAGGGTGGTCACAAGCAGAAAAGAGATGAAACAA GAAGTGAGATACCTGCAAATTTGGATCACAGCCTAGCTGATACTTCTAAGCCAACCATTGTACTGGACCCTGAAACAAATGAGGAAGTACTTCTAG AATGTATTAACACTGAAAGCAATCACTCATGCTTCTTTGAAGATGAATCAgtagaaatatataaaaatttgaATACATCTGCTTTTGCCACTGGTAGACTGATTTTGAAACCTCTTAAAGAAAAGGGACACCAGTTTGTCCACATGGATACAATA
- the CENPC gene encoding centromere protein C isoform X1 has protein sequence MALNHFKKGYRTRFCYGGGNKIDVQPGQNVLKLIQDCFESCDSDLTISSPSATRCSTPVVRNEKRTSIQRQKPKAGLTDSVKRACDSAEPLPTSPLKTVRSRGWSHESPLKPAVRDYVADSKKNKTPVSERETNNILKDVEALCKSPAVCSDPEDDHGSVGSPLLVEEAKSSVHMLHFDDQNTPAAVKSHVDVENLEGPQAGRDEQVVLVQGTERIAMSSVQKEKSFSSVVLAAVATGTLGKRYSASVSPPSPPPVKDQDIETENECEFLIDESDDASFNSWFSIPRKNKKPKKDGSVSKSQPSEKEKTESKKGKNRKVQVEALNKQKMDDLDVRVHDFKGASDPVSNSEGKALKSQRQNSTHMGMTKRDALGQGSPNEKKDTSWKPEAEELMLSLSGLETKPSDAEQRKTRVMPNEDSPVPPAEHQQERTVSPKKNLKSSKYLQSASKASQHLVHKKQTAKQKLPKDTGAKRLAESPRKQLKKSGKKSSNKKPQLQREESSDNEPGEEELKGEPVKLNEVFTSPLHQKSETYVIQKLTKSEKPKNVLHTLESLGGANNKTPVKALQNLIDSVKNFEKKQLSPKSSRKIPKKIHCRTSSGVCSNPEDTESQMDSDSYSVQDTAIKKQKLSDVKIKSNKRKRNTQHGLRDSLAAENAMNCESGPILEHCDKFASRSKSSEQDDTCSDNSEDLYCQLKELLSDKTARHKIVMPSNTPNVRRTKRIRLRPLEYWRGERVNYTMRPSGGLVISGIVCPETEPHRKIRQRKGGHKQKRDETRSEIPANLDHSLADTSKPTIVLDPETNEEVLLECINTESNHSCFFEDESVEIYKNLNTSAFATGRLILKPLKEKGHQFVHMDTIAFYVIHGKIIVTLHKTSYYLTTGDFFYVPAGNGYNIRNLLNEESVLLFTQLKRDRPKARSMLLETSSP, from the exons ATGGCCTTG aatcattttaaaaaaggctaCAGAACAAGATTCTGCTATGGAGGAGg AAATAAGATTGATGTACAGCCAGGTCAAAACGTACTGAAACTCATACAGGATTGTTTCGAAA GTTGTGACAGTGATCTTACAATAAGCTCTCCAAGTGCAACTCGTTGTTCAACTCCTGTTGTCAGAAATGAGAAGAGGACTTCAATACAGAGGCAAAAG CCAAAGGCAGGGTTAACTGACTCTGTGAAAAGAGCCTGTGATTCTGCAGAGCCCTTACCTACATCACCGCTAAAAACAGTCAGAAGCAGAG GATGGTCACATGAATCACCCCTGAAGCCTGCAGTACGTGATTACGTAGCTGAttctaaaaaaaacaagactCCTGTgtctgaaagagaaacaaataatatattaaaagatGTTGAAGCACTATGCAAAAGTCCTGCGGTGTGTTCGGATCCTGAGGATGATCATGGGTCTGTTGGATCACCTCTTCTTGTGGAGGAAGCAAAAAGTTCTGTACATAT GTTACATTTTGATGACCAAAATACTCCTGCTGCAGTGAAGAGCCACGTGGACGTTGAAAATTTGGAAGGACCTCAGGCTGGGAGAGATGAGCAGGTTGTTCTCGTTCAAGGAACAGAACGTATTGCTATGTCTTCTGTACAGAAAGAGAAGTCTTTCTCTTCAGTGGTCTTAGCAGCTGTAGCAACAGGAACGCTTGGAAAAAG GTATTCAGCTTCAGTATCACCGCCATCACCTCCTCCTGTGAAAGATCAAGatatagaaacagaaaatgaatgtgAATTTTTAATTGATGAATCTGATGATGCATCTTTTAATTCTTGGTTTTCAATACCCCGTaagaacaaaaaaccaaaaaaagatgGCTCTGTTTCTAAATCTCAGCCCTCtgaaaaggagaagacagagagTAAGAAAGGCAAGAACAGAAAAGTACAGGTTGAAGCACTTAATAAGCAGAAAATGGATGATTTGGATGTCAGAGTACATGACTTCAAAGGAGCATCAGATCCAGTCTCTAACAGTGAAGGAAAGGCCCTTAAATCTCAAAGGCAAAACAGTACTCATATGG GAATGACTAAAAGGGACGCACTTGGGCAAGGCTCTCCAAACGAGAAAAAGGACACATCCTGGAAACCAGAAGCTGAAGAACTGATGCTGTCACTGTCTGGGTTGGAAACAAAACCATCTGATGCAGAACAACGTAAAACAAGGGTGATGCCAAATGAGGATTCTCCTGTGCCCCCAGCTGAGCATCAGCAAGAGCGGACTGTGTCTCCAAAAAAGAATCTCAAGTCTTCCAAGTATCTGCAGTCAGCTTCAAAAGCTTCTCAGCATTTAGTTCACAAGAAACAAACTGCTAAGCAGAAACTTCCAAAAGATACAGGAGCTAAGAGACTGGCAGAAAGTCCAAGGAAGCAGCTTAAAAAATCTGGCAAGAAAAGTAGTAATAAAAAGCCACAGTTACAAAGAGAGGAGAGTTCTGACAATGAACCTGGTGAAGAAGAGCTTAAAGGAGAGCCTGTAAAATTGAATGAGGTGTTTACCTCACCCCTGCATCAGAAGTCAGAGACTTATGTGATTCAGAAGTTGACTAAGTCTGAAAAGCCTAAAAATGTATTGCACACATTGGAATCACTTGGTGGTGCAAATAACAAAACTCCTGTGAAAGCACTACAGAATCTCATAGACAGTGTGaagaattttgaaaagaaacaattgTCACCTAAGTCGTCAAGGAAGATACCCAAAAAGATTCATTGCAGAACCAGTTCGGGTGTTTGCTCAAACCCTGAGGACACTGAGTCTCAGATGGATTCTGACAGCTATTCTGTACAGGACACggcaattaaaaaacagaagttatcagatgtgaaaataaaaagtaacaaaagaaaacGTAACACGCAACATGGACTACG agATTCCTTGGCAGCTGAGAATGCTATGAATTGTGAAAG tggGCCTATTCTAGAACATTGTGATAAATTTGCTTCCAGAAGTAAGTCTTCTGAACAGGATGATACATGTTCAG ATAATTCTGAAGACTTGTATTGTCAATTAAAAGAACTGTTGTCAGACAAGACAGCAAGGCATAAAATAg TAATGCCTTCCAACACACCTAACGTTCGTCGGACAAAAAGGATACGACTGAGACCTCTGGAATATTGGCGAGGCGAGCGTGTAAACTATACGATGAGGCCTTCAG gaGGGCTTGTGATTAGTGGAATAGTGTGCCCAGAAACAGAACCTCACAGGAAGATTAGACAGAGGAAGGGTGGTCACAAGCAGAAAAGAGATGAAACAA GAAGTGAGATACCTGCAAATTTGGATCACAGCCTAGCTGATACTTCTAAGCCAACCATTGTACTGGACCCTGAAACAAATGAGGAAGTACTTCTAG AATGTATTAACACTGAAAGCAATCACTCATGCTTCTTTGAAGATGAATCAgtagaaatatataaaaatttgaATACATCTGCTTTTGCCACTGGTAGACTGATTTTGAAACCTCTTAAAGAAAAGGGACACCAGTTTGTCCACATGGATACAATA